A region of the Flintibacter sp. KGMB00164 genome:
TCATTGCACCCGAATTCTTGTAAGAAACAAATCTTTTCCTCTTGGTCCCAGCGAATCAGGGAAAGACCATCAAAGCTCTGGTTCGGTTCCCCAGACAGCTGGCATTGAAAGTGCCACTGGACTACGGTCTGGTCACCCTTATGAAAAAACTGCTGGATATCCCATTGCTGAACGGTACCACGGGTATTCCATTCCTCAAACCAAAACTTGATTGCCCCAATTCCGTGGTACTCCGGTCCCCAGCTCTCCACATACGTGGCGTCAGGGGAGAAGATACTCTCAACTCCGCGGTTCTGCCCGGTCAGCCACATGGAAAACCACTGGCGAATGATGGTTTCCCGTCGTTGAAGCAGCTCCATACTGCACCATCCTTTCTGCTAGGTGTTTAAAAGGTTTTTCCTTATAAAAACGCATTATGCATGGCTGTATTATAACACACAGATTTGATATTTGTCTGTGATAAAATGCAATGGTCAGAATGTTATGGAAGATCACCGGACTATCAAGGGAAGGGTGCTTATAAACAAATCAGCCATATGGCTGAATTTGTGATAAAATAAAACCATGAGTTTTTGGCAAGGGAAAGGAGCGGCGAGGCATAATGGAGTCAAAAGGAAATCCGAAAAAGAAAAGGTATCTTCGATGGCCCTGGAATGTGCTGGTTTACATACTTTTGGTTGTACTGCTGCGAGTCTTTGCGATCCCGTTCATTCTCCTGATCATGTGGTGGAATAAGAAACAGCAGCCTGACGGTCCGGAGGAGGGGTACTGTCTCCAGCGTACCCGGGGCCGACTTACCGGGCTGATTTGGGCAGCCATCGTCCTCATTGGGGGCGGCCTGGCGATCTGGTTTTTTATGACTGCTCAGTCCATGCCGTACGAGGCGGAACGGCTAAAAGAAGAACTGAGTTTCGGCTACTACCTGATTCCTGTGGCGGGGGTGGTCGCTATACTGGTGGGCCTCTTTTTGGCGTACCGGAGCCTGCGGGATGCTCTGATTCCGGAGAAAAGCGCCTTGGCCCAGTCCATCCGCGCTCAGCTCCCTTACCCGGATGAGGCACCCCCGGTGAAGGAACTGTTCGCTATGGTGGATCAGGACTTAAAGCAAAACGGCCGGTGGTGCGGTAAGCTGGGCGTGGGCCGCGAGTGGGTGCTGGGAGATGAGGCTTCCTCCATCCCTCGCATCCGGGGTGTGTTCAGCAGGGCGGAGCAGCATACTCGCCACGCCGGAAAACGCACCCAGGTCACCAATATCTACGAAATCTGGATCGTGGATGACCGCCGGGAGCGGCAGGTCACCTCTTTGAGATCCAAACGGGAGTTAGAGGAGGCCATGGACTGTTTGCGCCAGCGGGCTCCCGCCGCTGTGTTTGGGACCTATGACTCCAAAGAGTACCAGGATCTGGTCTACGCCAAAGAGGAGGAGCAGCAGTACGCCCAGGAGCGCGTCTATCAGCAGAGAAAAGCCCGGTTTGATGAGCAGAACCGCCAGGAGCAGGAGCGGCTGGCGCAGAACCAGGTGCTCACGATGCCCGACGGATCGGTGACCTCCCGCATCACCTGGGATACCATCCGTCA
Encoded here:
- a CDS encoding nuclear transport factor 2 family protein, with protein sequence MELLQRRETIIRQWFSMWLTGQNRGVESIFSPDATYVESWGPEYHGIGAIKFWFEEWNTRGTVQQWDIQQFFHKGDQTVVQWHFQCQLSGEPNQSFDGLSLIRWDQEEKICFLQEFGCNDKRYDPYADGPVPVFRDEPALWL